The stretch of DNA gctttagcaaagtccaagtagatcccatccactgccattccagcatcaaggttcctgctcacctcctcataaaaggcaactaaattagtctggcaagatctgttacgcataaaaccatgtggcacaaactaatagtattgttgATACCATGAGACCCAGGAGGCGTAGACAATCCTCTGCTGAGGTTCTGGTTTTGGTTAGGAGGGCTCAGGTTGTCGAGGCTATTTTGTCGACCTTGTCTTGGGTTAAGAAGACTTTCTGTGTCTTGGAGTCGAAAATTAGGCCCAGGAAAAGTATCGTCTGGGATGGTGTCAGGGAGCTCTTGCGGTGATTTATCAACCAACTGTGTTGTGTTAGGACTTGAAGACACAGGCTGGTGTCGTTCACTGCTTGTTGTGCCGTGGGTGCTTCTATCAACAGGTCGTCCAGATATGGTATGATGTGCACTCCAAGGGTTCTGAGGTATGCCACTACTGGTGCAAGCACTTTGGTAAAAATGCGCGGTGCGGTACATAGCCCAAAGGGTAATGCTGTGAATTGGTAGTGTGAATTGTTGACTGCAAATCTGAGGTATTTGCGCGATGCTGGGTGGATTGGTATGTGTAGGTAGGCATCTTGTAGGTCTATTGTCGTCATGAAGATCCCTGGTTCCATAGCAGCTACTACTGACCGTACGGATTCCATTTTGAAACGTTGGTTTAGGACCATTGGGTTTAGCGGTTTCAAGTTGAGGACTGGTCTGAAGGATCCCTCCTTCTTTCGTACCAGGAACAGATTGGAATAGAAGCCCCGGTATTTGTGATGTTCCGGGACATCTTCCACTACCCCTGAAAGTAGTAGGGTGTTTACCGCTTGCTGAAGTAAGTGTTGTTTGTGCGGTAGATGATGGGAGAAACCTTCCTTGTGGAAGTTGTGGGGTGAAAGGGATTCTGTAGCCTTGGCTGATTATGGTTAGTACCCATTTGTCTGTAACATGTGTTTCCCATGTTCCCCGAAATTGCTGTAATCTGCCCCCAACGAATTGTATCCCCGGCTGCCTGATTGAGTCAGGCTGAATTGGGTTTGGTCGCATTGGGTTTCTTGGTATTGCTGCGGGCGTGCTGCTGCCATGTGGGTCTGCCACGTCTTGTTCCCTGATCAGCTGGGGAGTTCCTGAATCCCGGACGAAAGGGGCAAAATGGTCTCGATTGTGAGTTCCACCCTCTCCTCCCGAAGTATCTGTTCGAGGAATCAAATTTTTGTTTCTTGCCGGTGGGTAGGAAAGTGCTCTTCCCCCCAGTAACATCTGCTATGATTTGTTTCAAGTCAGGTCCAAATAAGGACTCCCCTGTGAACTTTAGTGATAGTAATCTCATTTTAGAAGCAGTGTCTCCCGACCAATGCCGTAGCCACAGGGCTCGGCGGGCCACCACTGCATTGGAAGTCACTTTGGCTGCTAATCTGGTAATTTCTAGGGTGGATTCTGCTAGAAATGACAAGGTGGTGGATAGTTTGTCCACCTCCAGCTGTAATTGTTGTTTAGATGCTGGTGGGTGACGTGCTAACTCCAAGGCCCAATGTCTGGCTGTTCGGGCTAGGCCTGCTGATGCTACTGCGGGTCTAAGGATCGTTGCTGCTTGTGTATAGGAGCGTTTTAGGATGGATTCCATCCTGCGGTCTAATGGGTCTTTAAATGCTGCCTCCTCGGCTGGTATGGCAGTTTGTCTAGATAGCCTGGCTACTGCGGAGTCAACCTTAGGTGCTCTATCCCACTTCTTTTGGTGCTCCTCTGGCACAGGGTATGTTTTGAAAAATCTTTGTGTGAGCGCAATTTGGCGCTCCGATTGGGCCCACTCTGCCTCAATTGCCTGTGTGAGGGAATTGATTACCGGGAAGGCTAGTTTGGTCTTTTTTTGGACTCCCAAGAGTTTATCAGCCTTAGATAAAGGTACTGTCTCATCCTTAATCTCTAGTGTCTGCATCATCTCCCTTAATAACCTTTTTGAGGTTTCTGGGGAGGCAGAGGATGTTCCCTCTTCGTCCGAGTCTGACTCTGACTCTGACTGGGGTTGTGAATGTGTTGAAAAATCCGAGTTCTGGCTAAGTAATTCGTCTGCCTCTGAGTCTGAAGCTAAGCCCTCTTCTGATTCTGAGGAGGAAGGTAGGGTGACTGTGGCTTTGCGCTTCCTGTTATCTCGGGCTTTAGTCTGCCCCCCTTGAGCTTGTGGTGGTTGTACTGTGTTCATAATCCACTGTAGGAATTCCCCAAACTGGGCTGGTACTTGGTTAGAAGTATGGGCCAGCGGATTATCATCCCAGGGCATGGGTATAGGTGCCTCTGTTATAGGTGGCTGGTCAGTGGGTGGGGCTGGAGTTGGTAATGGGAGTTAGCCTGAGGGGTGTTTGGCAGTGAGGCTGAATCCTGAGTCTGTAATGCTTGTGGGGAGAGAATAGGAGGCTGGGGGTAATGGGGGGCTAGCCTGAGGGGTGTTTGGCAGTGAGGCTGAATCCTGAGTCTGTAATGCTTGTGGGGAGAGAATAGGAGGCTGGGGGTAATGGGGAGCTAGCCTGAGGGGTGTTTGGCAGTGAGGCTGAATCCTGAGTCTGTAATGCTTGTGGGGAGAGAATAGGAGGCTGGGGGTAATGGGGAGCTAGCCTGAGGGGTGTCTGGCAGTGAGGCTGAATCCTGAGCCTGTAATGCTTGTGGGGAGAGAATAGGAGGCTGGGGCTGGGGGTAATGGGGAGTTAGCCTGAGGGGTGTTTGGCAGTGAGGCTGAATCCTGAGTCTGTAATGCTTGTGGGGAGAGAATAGGAGGCTGGGGGTAATGGGGAGCTAGCCTGAGGGGTGTTTGGCAGTGAGGCTGAATCCTGAGCCTGTAATGCTTGTGGGGAGAGAATAGGAGGCTGGGGCTGGGGGTAATGGGGAGTTAGCCTGAGGGGTGTTTGGCAGTGAGGCTGAATCCTGAGTCTGTAATGCTTGTGGGGAGAGAATAGgaggctggggctggggggtaaTGGGGGGCTAGCCTGAGGGGTGTTTGGCAGTGAGGCTGAATCCTGAGCCTGTAATGCTTGTGGGGAGAGAATAGGAGGCTGGGGCTGGGGGTAATGGGGGGCTAGCCTGAGGGGTGTTTGGCAGTGAGGCTGAATCCTGAGCCTGTAATGCTTGTGGGGAGAGAATAGGAGGCTGGGGGTAATGGGGAGTTAGCCTGAGGGGTGTTTGGCAGTGAGGCTGAATCCTGAGCCTGTAATGCTTGTGGGGAGAGAATAGgaggctggggctggggggtaaTGGGGAGTTAGCCTGAGGGGTGTTTGGCAGTGAGGCTGAATCCTGAGTCTGTAATGCTTGTGGGGAGAGAATAGGAGGCTGGGGGTAATGGGGAGCTAGCCTGAGGGGTGTTTGGCAGTGAGGCTGAATCCTGAGCCTGTAATGCTTGTGGGGAGAGAATAGGAGGCTGGGGCTGGGGGTAATGGGGAGTTAGCCTGAGGGGTGTTTGGCAGTGAGGCTGAATCCTGAGTCTGTAATGCTTGTGGGGAGAGAATAGGAGGCTGGGGCTGGGGGTAATGGGGGGCTAGCCTGAGGGGTGTTTGGCAGTGAGGCTGAATCCTGAGCCTGTAATGCTTGTGGGGAGAGAATAGGAGGCTGGGGCTGGGGGTAATGGGGGGCTAGCCTGAGGGGTGTTTGGCAGTGAGGCTGAATCCTGAGCCTGTAATGCTTGTGGGGAGAGAATAGGAGGCTGGGGGTAATGGGGAGTTAGCCTGAGGGGTGTTTGGCAGTGAGGCTGAATCCTGAGCCTGTAATGCTTGTGGGGAGAGAATAGGAGGCTGGGGGTAATGGGGAGTTAGCCTGAGGGGTGTTTGGCAGTGAGGCTGAATCCTGAGCCTGTAATGCTTGTGGGGAGAGAATAGGAGGCTGGGGGTGATGGGGAGTTGGCCTGAGGGGTGTTTGGCAGTGAGGCTGCATCCTGAGTCTGTGATGCTTGTGGGGAGAGAATAGGAGGCTCAGCTACAGCAGGAGTCTGTGAGGCAGGTTTGCAGTCAGAACAATAATTTCTCTCTGACTTTCTCAGGGAGTGCTTACATACCTTGCACTTAGGTAGTTTGTCTGGTTTCTTCTGCTGTTTAGCTGACTGTATAACCTCTCTGAGGTCCTTGAGTGAATCTGCCTTCTCCATGCTGTTCTTATGGTGCTTATTGGTAAAAGTATGTACAATGTGAATAAGGGCTCTCCTGTAAGAGTCGAGTGCTCCTTTAGTGGAGGAGAGGAGATCTGCAGCTTCTTATTATAATGCTGCCGTTTGGGAGCGCTCCTGCGATGGCGCTGTGTGCCTGCGGTACAGGGGTGCCTAGAGTGACGTCATCGCGCGACGTTCTGGCGCGAAACCCCAGGAGCGCGTTCACGTAGGGCGCGCATTCCCCAGTACCCGGAAGTGCGCTCGTGGCGCTGATACTACGGGCGGGACTTTCTCCCGCGTTAGTCAGGTAGGGCTTGCTCTgcttatttatctatatatagcCCAAGGGAACTTACCTCTCCGTTTTTCCCCCAGTATATGAGTATGCTCTAGGAACCGCTCTGCCTGTCCCATTGAGCTATCTTATTATAACGCTGCCATTTCAGCGCCTGCTGTGGTCCAGCGTTGGAGGTTACACTTCTGGGCAGCTCTGCGTACCCTGTGTATTGCCCCTGCAAGCACTTATAGGGGTAGCTCTGCGTACCCAAGTGTAACCAATTGGCATCTGCCAGCACCTCAATGGACAGCTCTGCGTGTCCCAGTGCCCATGATGTAATGTAATCCACACTTGTagtggcagctctgcgtgcccaaGTGTCAGTGTCCCACTAGAACAGCTATGTGTCCTAGTATATttcttgtataaaaaataaataaataaataaactaaaatgATATAGATAGCTGTCCTACACCTCCGAGGCAGGACAAAGAACTGAGGAGTGAGGGTGgagccttatatacagtgggagggaccaggagccactaagtttcaattctctgtcctgcctccagaggtgatcacagacaaaacccacacgttctgcactgacaggagggccgctagagaaataCAGATGGTTGGGGGGGACCCAAAAATCAGTGATACCTCTGTTAGTTTACCTTAGACCCAGTCATATTGGTCAAAACTCCCGAAAAGACAGATTAATGAAATAAAGTTGGGTGCTAGGTGTTCTTATAGAACGGAGGAAGCTATTTATCCAACTGATGATACAACtcaggggggggggtgctgacatTGATGGTACAAATACCAAATAAGTAAATGCTTATGGTACATTCCTTATCAGTTGTTACTGACACTTTCAGGTGTAACATTCACAGCACCCAGAGGTAGTATTGGGTGCCTTTGGTGAAACAATCCCTAGCACTAGGCCAAGCTCACAGTGATCCCACACACCAAGGACCTTTCCATCCTTGAGCCTGACCGATTGGGTCCCTATACGGCAGGGTACTTACCCTTACTGGCCTCCTCgttggctgctctactaactaccacGAACCTGCCTCTTATTCATACAGTGAACTATTACCCTATCTTTGCACTTCTCCTACTGAAACCTTCCTCCTTCCCAGGCTCCCATCACCCCCCTCTCCCTCCAGCAAATGGGGGAACCAAAAGAGAGCAAGAACATGGTGCTTCCATTTTATAGAATAGAACAGTGATCTACTGGCCGGTTACTGAACTGCTAGGGGAATACTTTAACTCAGGATAAGGAAACAGCTTCCTATCTAAAACCTACGACCACACTTAGATGTCCCATAACCCTCCTGGGGCAACTAACACAATTACTctgcaaaacctttaccctcctacatgggcagggtcggactggggggtgcagggcccactggggcttctgcatCGGGGGGCTCCGGCACCCCCAATGGCAACCACCACAGGAAGGGCAGTTGGcacattgctatatatatatatataataacatttaatCTTTTTTTACACAGATTAGTGAAAACCATAAACTTCATGGATGTAACTGCCCAACACAGACACTGAGAGAAGATACCGAACTGCTATAATCCACAAACATATAATATAACAGAACATATTGAGCTGCATATTTATTACCCAGAAGCATACAGAAAAGGAGGTAACATAAGCATTACACACAGACATTACTTTACCAATGTTATTTTCCATATGATTGGTACAGATGAGGGAATCTAGTACAATGTACGGTGTTTCCCTATACAGCATGTTATCTGGATTGAAGTTTTTTCTAAATCTGTTTCATTTCACATCAGCAGATTCCACAGCCTTAAGAATATTCCCTTTCCCacaaaagaaacaataataaCATTACAATGTATATTATTAACAACGACAGTTGTTAACTTCCGAAAATCCTCCCATATAGCTTCATTAAGTGTTAAGtcgcctattaaagaatctccccaaattgtaatatatatatcagtaaatattgcccttttagccgccatttagtgatgggctgtgtgatagggaccttagactgtaagctcactggggcagggactgatgggaatgtgatagggaccttagattgtaagctcactggggcaggggctgatgggaatgggatagggaccttagattgtaagctcactggggcaggggctgatgggaatgggatagggaccttagattgtaagctcactggggcagggactgatgggaatgggatagggaccttagattgtaagctcactggggcagggactgatgggaatgtgatagggaccttagattgtaagctcactggggcagggactgatgggaatgtgatagggaccttagattgtaagctcactggggcagggactgatgggaatgtgatagggaccttagattgtaagctcactggggcaggggctgatgggaatgggatagggaccttagattgtaagctcactggggcaggggctgatgggaatgtgatagggcccttagattgtaagctcactggggcagggactgatgggaatgtgatagggaccttagattgtaagctcactggggcaggggctgatgggaatgggataggggccttagattgtaagctcactggggcagggactggtgggaatgggatagggacattagattgtaagctcactggggcaggggctgatgggaatgggataggggccttagattgtaagctcactggggcaggggctgatgggaatgggataggggccttagattgtaagctcactggggcaggggctgatgggaatgggatagggaccttagattgtaagctcactggggcagggactgatgggaatgggatagagaccttagattgtaagctcactggggcagggactgatgggaatgtgatagggaccttagattgtaagctcactggggcaggggctgatgggaatgggatagggaccttagattgtaagctcactggggcaggggctgatgggaatgggatagggaccttagattgtaagctcactggggcagggactgatgggaatgggatagggaccttagattgtaagctcactggggcagggactgatgggaatgtgatagggaccttagattgtaagctcactggggcagggactgatgggaatgtgatagggaccttagattgtaagctcactggggcagggactgatgggaatgtgatagggaccttagattgtaagctcactggggcaggggctgatgggaatgggatagggaccttagattgtaagctcactggggcaggggctgatgggaatgtgatagggcccttagattgtaagctcactggggcaggggctgatgggaatgtgatagggaccttagattgtaagctcactggggcaggggctgatgggaatgggataggggccttagattgtaagctcactggggcagggactggtgggaatgggatagggacattagattgtaagctcactggggcaggggctgatgggaatgggataggggccttagattgtaagctcactggggcaggggctgatgggaatgggataggggccttagattgtaagctcactggggcaggggctgatgggaatgggatagggaccttagattgtaagctcactggggcagggactgatgggaatgggatagagaccttagattgtaagctcactggggcagggactgatgggaatgtgatagggaccttagattgtaagctcactggggcaggggctgatgggaatgggatagggaccttagattgtaagctcactggggcagggactgatgggaatgggatagagaccttagattgtaagctcactggggtagggactgatgaaAAGGATGTATAATATATGGAAAGCACTGCGTAACATGGtggcactataaaaataataatacagcagAAATTGTATGACTGTGTGTTATtgtgatgtacagtatattacaatGCTGAAAATGCAACAACCACCAATGTGCCTTTGTGCTATACCAGGGGTCCTAAAACTTTAAGTGGGAGCCAGTTCACGGGCCTCAACCTCTCCCGAACATGCACCTCAAAACGTACACCCAATTCATCTCCTAGCAATCTTAATTTTCTACTCATCTTTGAAACCTGCGAGTTATGTACTTTCTCCTCCACTACTTTCACTATATCATCTAAGTCTGTGATTGATGTATCTAAGACTCCATCCATGTCCCAATTCCCTACAGCCAGGACATTTATATTATGtccctctctgccctcattatctgccccttCAGCCCCATGAAATTCAGGTGCCCgtgcctgtaggacagtgagtggatctgccatgttgcacagctcctcaatgtgacggatcttcctggacagctcatCCTTATTTATAACCAGCTGCTGGATCAGACCATGAAGTTGGAAGGAAACCCTCCCTTGTTCCTCAGAGATGTCCCTCAGGAGctgcttctctagggcttccagccgttccctgatgcccctaaacagggcagtgactctctctgtctctccggctgctttgcccggcacttccctcctgcgctcctgcagcctctgcaTTTGcccctcagtctcctctctctgtaGGGACAGTTTCCCTAGAACTTCCCTCAGTTTCTCTTTATTCTTGTCGGAGGCCTCACTCAGCGTCTCCACATTGTGGCCCCGGTGCTCCCCAGCCAGGCAGAAGGCACAGATACAGGCCCCATCCTCAGGGCAGTAAAGCTCCAAGATTTTCTTGTGTTCGGAGCATTTTCTGTGCCCAAAGGAAGCGGTGGGGTCAGTAAGTACATGTTCTGCTGCCCGGCTGTGCTCCCTCACATGATAATCACACAGAGAGGCCTCACAGTGCAGGCAGGATTTAGCCGCAGGTACCGGGGAGTCACAGTAAGTGCAGAATATCCCATAACATTCCTGCTCCGGGTCAGTAGGACGGAATCGCTCTGCTATGTTCCGTAGAGTCAGGTTCCTGTTCAGTTCTGGGCGTCTCTTGTATGTTTTCAAGCATAGAGGGCAGAAATGATCCTCCTCTATCCCCTCCTGCCAGTCCCAATGTCTCCCAATACAGCGcaggcagaagttatggccacagggcagggttacagggtcGGTGTAGATCTCCCAACACAGGGAGCAGGTTAGCTCAGATCTCACACTAGCAGTCGCCATCGCTGGAACCAGGAAGAGCAACTAAAACTGAAAGGAATGGGTGTGTCTATAAACCGTGCACTAACTCCTCCAGGGCACTTGTTAGAATCCAGTTTTCTGTTCTGTGTGGAGGAAGTCAAATTAGCTCTTTCAGTTGCTGCTTGTAGGACTTGTACGATGAGATGATCCAGTGCCACCTTGGGTAGGCAATCTGCTGTATTAGTTGAGTCTCAGTGGGCCCGTCAGTACTTACCAATGCTGTAATATATTAAACCCCAGTATGCCGTAATAACTAACTGACCAATAAATGAATAATTTGCTTGCTCTACTAATTAAGAGTGATATTCACTTAAATTAATAAACTCTCACCTACCGgctgttagggttcctgaccgcaggAACCTTAGTAATCCATGGGAGCCCTCCTGCCGGGACAAAGACATATACGGGgacaagaaggacacaaccaaatggaagttcaaacttgttcagtttattcttccgTGATCATAATATTTATACCCCTCGTGtacgtgcagatacaaaggaatcattataaaaaatagagtagaacctcattagcttcaaggatggcctagctcattagcttcagagatggcctagctcattagcttcagcgatggcctagctcattagctCCAGtgatggcctagctcattagcttcagagatggcctagctcattagcttcagagatggcctagctcattagcttcaggGATGGCCTAActcattagcttcagagatggcctagctcattagcttcagagatggcctagctcattagcttcagagatggcctagctcattatcttcagagatggcctagctcattagcttcagagatggcctacctcattagcttcagagatggcctagctcattagcttcaggGATGGCCTAActcattagcttcagagatggcctagctcattagcttcagagatggcctacctcattagcttcagagatggcctagctcattagcttcagagatggcctagctcattagcttcagagatggcctagctcattagcttcagagatggcctagctcattagcttcagggatggcctagctcattagcttcagagatggcctagctcattagcttcaggGATGGCCTACctcattagcttcagagatggcctagctcattagcttcagagatggcctagctcactagcttcagagatggcctagctcactagcttcagagatggcctacctcattagcttcagagatggcctagctcattagcttcagggatggcctagctcattagcttcagagatggcctagctcattagctttagagatggcctagctcattagcttcagagatggcctagctcattagcttcagagatggcctagctcattagcttcagagatggcctagctcattagcttcagggatggcctagctcattagcttcagagatggcctagctcattagcttcagagatggcctagctcattagcttcagagatggcctagctcattagcttcagggatggcctagctcattagcttcagagatggcctagctcattagcttcagagatggcctagctcattagcttcagagatggcctagctcattagcttcagggatggcctagctcattagcttcagagatggccCTTAGCTCAATGCTAGCTCATTCagagatggcctagctcattagcttcagagatggcctagctcattagcttcagagatggcctagctcattagcttcagagatggcctagctcattagcttcagggatggcctagctcattagcttcagggatggcctagctcattagcttcagggatggcctagctcattagcttcagggatggcctagctcattagcttcagagatggcctaCAAGGATGGCTAATGGGACAGggattttaaggaggacacaaggagtagaagaggCGTCAGTGCACACATAAGATCAAGTTGTTTTTCAAACCGTGTATTTCGCAAGGTGCAAGCCATGCAGGCacactatttgggaaaaacaactcttatgggatgttcaagccttgctggttgctgttacaaaatagagatacatttctaaaatggagtatgatatgctaagcatcaaagtgtatcaaagtatcaaaatacatgcgtATATGAATATAggattatatgaatatgaaaacATAGgttattatatcaaaccttacaatccCTCCTTGTATCATGAAGTGATAACATATTGAAGATGAAATCTATGGTGGGAGAATTTTAGGTACCCTCCCTTTTATCACAAAGTGATAACATGACTTCCGGGATGGCGCCTGAGGGAGCGGTCGCACTGTGAGAGAGCTCCAAGCGCccctatatcaaccaatcagtaagAATAGACCCCCCCCCTAACCTGTTTCTTCCATGGCGGGGACCTCCCCAAAGCAAAAGAAGAGACCAAAAAAATTCGCCAACGCCGAATTCTGCAGGAGGGAGAGACGCTCAGCATACATCCAAAATGGCCGACGAGAACTCTCAAAACCTCGCATTATCAGAAAGCTGCTCTGATTTAAAGACACAAGCAATGAATTACAAGCAAATGGCACTCGCGGTAGCAAACTTAATTAATCCTACAATAGAAAAATCGATTGAATTGGCAGTTAAAAACCTACAATCAGAGATTAATAAGATAGTGGAGCAAGTTACCTCACATATCAGAAATGGAGGAAGGGATTTCTTCTCTGGAAGATTATTCTCCCTCAGCTAAGTCAAAAATACAGTTTCTGGAAAAAATCTCTGACTTAGAAAATAAAACTGAAGACCTAGAAAATAGGCCCAGAAGGAATAATTTGTGCTTTGTAGgcatacccgagcattatacacAGGACTCTCTCATTAAACTAATATCACAATGGCTCCCTAAAGCTCTGGGGCTGCAAAATGACATTTTATCCCTAAACATAGAAAGAGCTCACAGAGTGGGGCCTGGGAAACAATCGCCACGTCACAAACCCAGAACAGTTCTGGTAAAATTCCCTGACTATTCTgataaaacactaaggggctgatttactaacccacgaatccgacccgaattggaaaagttccgacttgaaaacgagcattttgcgactttttcgtatttgttgcgattttttcggcttctttacgaatttttcattaccaatacgatttttgcgtaaaaacgcaagtttttcgtagccattacgaaagttgcgtaaaaagttgcgctttttgcgtagcgttaaaacttacgcgaaaagttgcgcctttttcgtagcgttaaaacttaaatggtgcaaagtttcgcgtaagttttaacgctacgaaaaaagcgcaactttttgcgcaagttttaacgctacgaaaaatcgccagattttacgcaactttcgtaatggctacgaaaaactcgcgtttttacgcaaaaatcgtattggtaacgaaaaattcgtaaagaagccgaaaaaatcgcaaaaaatacgaaaaaatcgcaaaataccgatcattacgaaaaaaacgcaatcggactcatttcgacccgttcgtgagtaagtaaatcagcccctaatactCCAGACATACAAGAAATCCAAAAACCTTTACTTGGAAAAAGacaaaatattaatgtttcaAGATTTCTCTGCTACTCTCTCAAAAAGAGGCAAAAAAATGTCTGTCAAATGCTGTTTCACCATGAGGTAAAGTTTGCATCGCTATTTCccgccattttaaaaatgttcccgGATTCGGGGGGGCATTCATTTGAGGATTATAAAGAAGCTGAGAGATTTGTATATGATTTTACTTCACATGTGGGTAAATCCTCTTCTCATGTGACAAAGTCTCT from Xenopus tropicalis strain Nigerian chromosome 8, UCB_Xtro_10.0, whole genome shotgun sequence encodes:
- the LOC100485752 gene encoding E3 ubiquitin/ISG15 ligase TRIM25; amino-acid sequence: MATASVRSELTCSLCWEIYTDPVTLPCGHNFCLRCIGRHWDWQEGIEEDHFCPLCLKTYKRRPELNRNLTLRNIAERFRPTDPEQECYGIFCTYCDSPVPAAKSCLHCEASLCDYHVREHSRAAEHVLTDPTASFGHRKCSEHKKILELYCPEDGACICAFCLAGEHRGHNVETLSEASDKNKEKLREVLGKLSLQREETEGQMQRLQERRREVPGKAAGETERVTALFRGIRERLEALEKQLLRDISEEQGRVSFQLHGLIQQLVINKDELSRKIRHIEELCNMADPLTVLQARAPEFHGAEGADNEGREGHNINVLAVGNWDMDGVLDTSITDLDDIVKVVEEKVHNSQVSKMSRKLRLLGDELGVRFEVHVRERLRPVNWLPLKVLGPLV